The following coding sequences are from one Niveibacterium umoris window:
- a CDS encoding DUF6600 domain-containing protein, producing the protein MARAFGGLVLALAMSAQVALAQEPDPPGRVGRLSYAEGRTEAWTEDRGDWAPIGLNTPVTSRTGLWTSANGRAEVRVGSTAVRLDADSQANFNQIDDAGIAIEVPRGVLRVRLRTLPDDDRLVLSAAQVRVEAQRAGDYRIEHDPGARRVSVTVYAGRARIDGVAERLTLLAGQRVDLDLVDSRMLALGEAVRSSFDDWSERRDREQDRLASSRYVSPEMTGIEALDGHGRWEEDRQYGPLWYPVAVAPGWAPYRYGHWAWIAPWGWTWVDDAPWGFAPFHYGRWVLVDGRWGWAPGTYVARPVYAPALVGFYGGNVGIGVGVGVRVGPVVGWFPLGPWEPYRPPHHCSDDYYRRVNITHVNVTNVNITNINGPTPRTPGGPNGDRPIYPNNYRYATQRDAATFVSRDDFTGARPIRGSQGSLPDPMIRQLPVVAAPPTPAGRPALPAQGNGARDPHGDMWPNRGGPGSAPVQPPPGPARSDAGSDTRTATPAMVPLDPSRRAPDGSLRPGPMVPVQPVPGPTRPPVAPTMPVEREVRPQTARPIEARPATPSAPVAAPVDPVRDAGPASPNWRGRVDVAPERQSGSRTFDGGRDPHAPQIRSEPSAPSAIPRPNSAPVIPMPPRQPEVRVERAMPAPVAPPVQRAPEVRVERPAPPAARPAESAPHRERDTKDRSEDHLRGHNGKQAE; encoded by the coding sequence ATGGCACGCGCCTTCGGAGGCTTGGTCCTCGCATTGGCGATGTCGGCACAGGTCGCTTTGGCACAGGAACCGGATCCGCCCGGCCGCGTCGGTCGGCTCAGCTATGCGGAAGGCCGCACCGAAGCCTGGACGGAGGATCGTGGTGACTGGGCGCCGATCGGCCTTAACACGCCGGTCACCTCCCGCACCGGGCTGTGGACCTCGGCCAATGGTCGCGCTGAAGTGCGCGTCGGGAGCACGGCGGTGCGCCTCGATGCCGACTCCCAGGCCAACTTCAACCAGATCGACGATGCGGGTATCGCGATCGAAGTGCCGCGCGGCGTGCTGCGCGTGCGCCTGCGTACGCTGCCCGACGACGACCGCCTTGTGCTCAGCGCCGCGCAAGTGCGCGTCGAGGCGCAACGTGCGGGTGACTACCGGATCGAACACGACCCGGGTGCCCGTCGTGTGTCGGTGACGGTGTATGCCGGGCGCGCCCGCATCGATGGCGTGGCAGAAAGGCTGACCTTGCTTGCCGGACAGCGCGTGGACCTGGATCTCGTCGATTCGCGCATGCTGGCCTTGGGTGAGGCGGTGCGCAGCAGTTTCGACGACTGGTCCGAACGGCGCGACCGCGAGCAGGATCGCCTCGCGTCGTCGCGCTACGTATCCCCCGAAATGACCGGCATCGAGGCGCTCGACGGCCATGGGCGCTGGGAAGAGGACAGGCAGTACGGGCCGCTGTGGTACCCGGTGGCGGTGGCGCCGGGCTGGGCGCCCTACCGTTACGGCCATTGGGCCTGGATCGCGCCCTGGGGCTGGACCTGGGTGGACGATGCACCCTGGGGCTTCGCCCCTTTCCATTACGGTCGCTGGGTCCTGGTTGATGGCCGCTGGGGCTGGGCCCCCGGCACGTACGTGGCGCGCCCGGTGTATGCGCCCGCGCTGGTCGGGTTCTACGGTGGCAATGTTGGCATCGGTGTCGGCGTCGGCGTGCGGGTCGGGCCGGTGGTGGGCTGGTTCCCGCTCGGCCCGTGGGAACCCTACCGTCCGCCGCATCACTGCAGCGACGACTATTACCGCCGGGTGAACATCACGCATGTGAACGTCACCAATGTGAACATCACCAACATCAACGGGCCGACGCCGCGCACGCCGGGCGGCCCGAATGGCGACCGGCCGATCTATCCGAACAACTACCGCTATGCAACGCAGCGCGACGCGGCGACCTTTGTGTCGCGCGACGATTTCACCGGCGCACGCCCGATCCGCGGCAGCCAGGGCTCGCTGCCCGACCCGATGATCCGCCAGTTGCCAGTGGTCGCGGCGCCGCCGACGCCTGCCGGGCGGCCGGCATTGCCGGCCCAAGGCAACGGCGCACGCGATCCGCACGGCGACATGTGGCCGAACCGTGGCGGACCCGGCAGCGCGCCGGTTCAACCACCGCCCGGTCCGGCTCGCAGCGACGCTGGCAGCGATACACGTACGGCAACACCCGCGATGGTGCCGCTGGATCCGTCACGTCGGGCTCCTGATGGTTCTCTGCGCCCCGGGCCCATGGTGCCTGTGCAGCCGGTGCCCGGCCCGACAAGGCCGCCCGTTGCACCGACAATGCCGGTCGAACGCGAGGTACGGCCGCAGACGGCGCGGCCCATCGAGGCCAGGCCTGCGACACCAAGTGCGCCGGTGGCAGCGCCGGTAGATCCGGTTCGCGACGCCGGCCCGGCGTCCCCGAACTGGCGTGGCCGGGTGGATGTGGCGCCGGAGCGCCAAAGCGGCTCGCGCACCTTCGATGGCGGGCGCGATCCGCACGCGCCGCAGATTCGGTCCGAGCCCTCGGCGCCGTCGGCGATCCCGCGACCGAACAGCGCGCCGGTCATCCCGATGCCGCCGCGGCAACCGGAAGTGCGGGTCGAGCGCGCGATGCCGGCGCCGGTCGCGCCGCCGGTGCAGCGCGCACCCGAGGTGCGGGTCGAAAGGCCCGCTCCGCCGGCAGCCCGGCCGGCCGAGAGCGCGCCGCATCGCGAGCGCGACACCAAGGATCGCTCGGAGGATCACCTCCGCGGCCACAACGGCAAGCAGGCCGAGTAG
- a CDS encoding SCO family protein, protein MRRILAGVLAAAFLGGCGVSDAPKFHATDITGADYAQTLALTDQHGKPRTLADFKGKVVTVFFGYTQCPDVCPTNLTTMAQVVKLLGADGDKLQVVFVTVDPERDTQQLLSEYMPAFHPSFIGLRGDIAATERAMKDFRVFAQKQGDVKSGNYTVDHTAGTYAFDPQGRLRLYIRHGETPQRIADDLRQLLAGK, encoded by the coding sequence ATGCGACGTATTCTCGCTGGGGTGCTCGCAGCCGCCTTCCTGGGCGGCTGCGGCGTTTCTGACGCCCCCAAATTCCACGCCACCGACATCACCGGGGCCGACTATGCCCAGACGCTGGCGCTCACTGACCAGCATGGCAAGCCGCGCACGCTGGCGGACTTCAAGGGCAAGGTGGTCACCGTCTTCTTCGGCTATACGCAGTGCCCGGATGTGTGCCCGACCAACCTGACGACCATGGCACAGGTGGTGAAGCTGCTCGGTGCCGATGGCGACAAACTGCAGGTGGTGTTCGTGACCGTCGACCCCGAGCGCGACACGCAGCAGTTGCTCTCCGAGTACATGCCGGCCTTCCACCCCTCGTTCATCGGGCTGCGCGGCGACATTGCCGCGACCGAACGCGCGATGAAGGATTTCCGCGTCTTTGCGCAGAAGCAGGGCGATGTGAAAAGCGGTAACTACACCGTCGACCATACCGCCGGCACCTACGCGTTCGACCCCCAGGGCCGCCTGCGCCTCTACATCCGCCACGGCGAGACGCCACAGCGGATCGCCGACGACCTGCGCCAGTTGCTGGCCGGCAAGTAA
- the cyoE gene encoding heme o synthase, whose amino-acid sequence MRTLSLEIAQPLADRFRAFLALTKPRVNALIVFCAVIGMFLAVPKGLPPMLTVLAATLGIACVAGAAAAVNCLIEQKIDAVMARTRARPLPRGVLTPAETLAFSGLLGGLGLTVLWHVVNPLTMWLTLATFVGYAVVYTVLLKPCTPQNIVIGGASGAMPPVLGWAAITGNVSADACLLFLIIFAWTPPHFWALALYRTQEYARAGLPMLPVTHGAEYTRLQVLLYTLILFAVTLMPFATQMSGRLYLASAVILGAVFVRFGWRLWRDYSDALARRTFRYSILYLSLLFAALLIDHYL is encoded by the coding sequence ATGAGAACGCTGTCGCTTGAGATCGCCCAGCCGCTGGCCGACCGCTTCCGCGCTTTCCTCGCGCTGACCAAGCCACGCGTCAACGCGCTAATCGTTTTCTGCGCGGTGATCGGCATGTTCCTCGCAGTGCCCAAAGGCTTGCCGCCGATGCTGACTGTGCTGGCCGCGACGCTGGGCATCGCCTGCGTGGCTGGCGCGGCGGCGGCGGTTAATTGCCTGATCGAGCAGAAGATCGACGCGGTGATGGCGCGTACCCGGGCGCGGCCGCTGCCGCGTGGCGTGCTCACACCGGCCGAGACGCTGGCCTTCTCCGGCCTGCTCGGCGGACTCGGCCTGACCGTGCTGTGGCACGTTGTCAATCCGCTGACGATGTGGCTCACGCTCGCCACCTTCGTCGGTTACGCGGTGGTCTACACGGTGCTGCTCAAACCCTGCACGCCGCAGAACATCGTGATCGGTGGCGCATCCGGTGCGATGCCGCCGGTGCTGGGCTGGGCGGCGATCACCGGCAATGTCTCGGCGGACGCCTGCCTGCTGTTCCTGATCATCTTCGCCTGGACGCCGCCGCACTTCTGGGCACTGGCGCTGTACCGCACGCAGGAATACGCCCGCGCCGGCTTGCCGATGCTGCCGGTCACGCACGGCGCCGAGTACACCCGGCTGCAGGTACTGCTGTACACGCTGATCCTCTTCGCGGTGACGCTGATGCCCTTCGCGACGCAGATGAGCGGGCGTCTATACCTCGCTTCGGCGGTGATTCTTGGCGCGGTCTTCGTCCGCTTCGGCTGGCGCTTATGGCGTGACTATTCCGATGCCCTCGCGCGTCGTACCTTCCGCTACTCGATCCTGTATCTTTCGCTTCTCTTTGCGGCCTTGCTGATCGACCACTACCTTTGA
- a CDS encoding COX15/CtaA family protein produces MTRRLATFAFILACVVIVLGAYVRLSDAGLGCPDWPGCYGQLSPHHAADAIAAAAAQAPQGPVSMPKAWKEMVHRYLAATLGLLILAIATLAWRNRRHGEIPWLPLALVGTVIFQGLLGKWTVTLLLKPAIVTGHLIGGLATASLLAWLLMRETRVRQIALPGGAVALARVALIAVAMQILLGGWTSTNYAALACGELPTCQGVWWPQTDFANAFHVVRELGMTASGELLSLAALTAIHLTHRLGAIIVTLVLVALIAVLSRRPTTRRYGVSLGIVLALQIGLGLANVLFSLPLPVAVAHNAGALGLLLLTLRINYVLRPLAQIAVVERRVHENAVA; encoded by the coding sequence ATGACCCGCAGACTCGCCACCTTTGCCTTCATCCTTGCCTGCGTCGTCATCGTGCTGGGCGCCTATGTGCGCTTGTCCGACGCCGGCCTGGGTTGCCCTGACTGGCCCGGCTGCTACGGCCAGTTGAGCCCCCATCATGCGGCGGACGCGATTGCCGCCGCCGCGGCTCAGGCGCCGCAGGGGCCGGTGTCGATGCCCAAAGCCTGGAAGGAGATGGTGCACCGTTATCTCGCGGCGACGCTGGGATTGCTGATCCTCGCCATTGCGACGCTGGCCTGGCGAAATCGCCGCCACGGCGAGATCCCGTGGCTGCCCTTGGCGCTGGTTGGCACCGTGATCTTCCAGGGCTTGTTGGGAAAGTGGACGGTCACGCTGCTGCTCAAACCCGCCATCGTTACCGGCCACCTGATTGGCGGGCTTGCCACCGCTTCGCTGTTGGCCTGGCTGCTGATGCGCGAAACCCGGGTGAGGCAGATCGCGCTGCCGGGCGGGGCGGTAGCGCTGGCGCGCGTTGCCCTGATTGCGGTCGCGATGCAGATCCTGCTCGGCGGGTGGACCAGCACCAACTATGCGGCGCTGGCCTGTGGCGAGCTGCCAACCTGTCAGGGTGTCTGGTGGCCGCAGACAGACTTCGCGAACGCCTTCCATGTGGTGCGGGAGCTGGGCATGACGGCGAGTGGCGAACTGCTCTCGCTCGCCGCGCTCACCGCGATCCATCTGACGCATCGCCTTGGCGCCATCATCGTGACGCTGGTACTGGTGGCGCTGATCGCGGTCTTGTCGCGGCGACCGACGACCCGCCGCTACGGTGTTTCGCTGGGCATCGTGCTCGCCCTGCAGATCGGGCTCGGTCTTGCCAACGTCCTGTTCAGCCTGCCCCTGCCGGTGGCGGTCGCACATAACGCCGGTGCGCTGGGTCTGTTGCTGCTCACGCTTCGGATCAATTACGTGTTGCGCCCGCTGGCGCAGATCGCAGTCGTCGAGAGGAGAGTCCATGAGAACGCTGTCGCTTGA
- a CDS encoding SCO family protein, with product MKPDARRTLLLIAAVCLAPVIAGYALFWFWKPAGGANYGELLQPAVWQPGVLRDAGGASVDPSGLRGRWVMVLAAPSRCDEACRQTLWVMRQVRTAQGKDMDRIERVWLLTDTGVPDAALLSEHPGLRVLNVAAASAPQGRIELVDPLGNRMLRYPAQPEPKRIIKDLQRLMKYSRIG from the coding sequence ATGAAGCCTGATGCTCGACGCACCCTGTTGTTGATCGCAGCGGTATGCCTCGCGCCGGTGATCGCCGGCTATGCCTTGTTCTGGTTCTGGAAGCCAGCGGGCGGCGCCAACTATGGCGAGCTGTTGCAGCCCGCCGTGTGGCAACCGGGCGTCTTGCGCGATGCCGGGGGCGCCTCGGTCGACCCTTCCGGGCTGCGCGGACGCTGGGTCATGGTGCTCGCTGCGCCGTCGCGCTGCGACGAAGCCTGCCGCCAGACGCTGTGGGTGATGCGGCAGGTACGCACTGCACAGGGCAAGGATATGGACCGCATCGAGCGCGTCTGGCTGCTGACCGATACAGGCGTGCCGGACGCCGCGCTGCTGTCGGAACACCCGGGTCTGCGCGTGCTCAACGTTGCCGCGGCATCCGCCCCGCAGGGGCGCATCGAACTGGTCGACCCGCTGGGCAATCGCATGCTCCGCTACCCGGCGCAACCCGAACCGAAGCGGATCATCAAGGATCTGCAGCGGCTCATGAAGTACTCACGCATCGGCTGA